One stretch of Longimicrobium sp. DNA includes these proteins:
- a CDS encoding acyl-CoA reductase, which translates to MIDAFHLPGISHPPTTTWSYGKGADAFEVRIPRLTAALLREQVRALAAAREEHLARRPVAGIVEVVDRVAARLLDPADPLRRTAERALPAMTNYSPAMIRLVLDRMAADWRAAPIRELLRSEFGDPRVLDGFFPAQRGGGERMAVGPRLVANVFSGNVPGVAVTALVRCLLLKSAALGKTAVGEPLLATLFARGVAEVDAGLGACLAVTYWPGGDDEMERTALEAADAVVVYGGADAVSAVRERTPAGTRFLGYGPKISFGVVGRDALTRDAAADAARGAALDASTFDQQGCVSPHLFYVEEGGEVSPRGWAALLAREMEAVERELPRGTLAPRESSSIRQLRAVAEFAEAGGGGTDLHASREGTAWTVIHEPDSAFTASCLNRVVRVKPVASLDDVPALVERFGPYLQTVGVAASAEAARRLAAALAPVGVARVTTLGKMAWPPQTWHHDGRPPLRELVRWCDLETAGEGA; encoded by the coding sequence GTGATCGACGCATTCCACCTCCCCGGCATCTCGCACCCGCCGACCACCACATGGTCGTACGGCAAGGGGGCGGATGCCTTCGAGGTCCGCATTCCGCGGCTGACGGCGGCGCTGCTGCGCGAGCAGGTGCGGGCGCTGGCGGCCGCGCGCGAGGAGCACCTGGCGCGGAGGCCCGTGGCCGGGATCGTGGAGGTGGTGGACCGGGTCGCCGCGCGCCTGCTGGACCCCGCGGACCCGCTGCGGCGCACCGCCGAGCGCGCCCTCCCCGCGATGACCAACTACTCGCCCGCCATGATCCGCCTGGTCCTGGACCGCATGGCGGCGGACTGGCGCGCGGCTCCCATCCGCGAGCTCCTGCGCTCCGAGTTCGGCGACCCGCGCGTGCTGGACGGCTTCTTCCCCGCGCAGCGCGGCGGCGGGGAGCGGATGGCGGTCGGGCCGCGCCTGGTGGCGAACGTGTTCAGCGGCAACGTCCCCGGCGTGGCGGTGACGGCGCTGGTGCGCTGCCTCCTCCTCAAGTCCGCGGCGCTGGGGAAGACGGCGGTCGGCGAGCCCCTCCTGGCCACTCTCTTCGCGCGCGGCGTGGCGGAGGTGGATGCGGGGCTGGGAGCCTGCCTGGCCGTCACCTACTGGCCCGGCGGCGACGACGAGATGGAGCGCACCGCGCTGGAAGCCGCGGACGCCGTGGTCGTGTACGGCGGCGCCGACGCGGTGTCCGCCGTGCGCGAGCGCACCCCGGCCGGGACGCGCTTCCTGGGATACGGCCCCAAGATCTCCTTCGGCGTGGTCGGCCGCGACGCGCTCACCCGCGATGCCGCCGCCGATGCCGCGCGCGGCGCCGCTCTGGACGCTTCCACCTTCGACCAGCAGGGGTGCGTGTCGCCGCACCTCTTCTACGTGGAGGAGGGGGGCGAGGTCTCGCCGCGCGGGTGGGCCGCGCTGCTGGCGCGGGAAATGGAGGCAGTGGAGCGCGAGCTTCCGCGCGGCACCCTGGCGCCCCGCGAGTCGTCGTCCATCCGCCAGCTTCGCGCGGTGGCGGAGTTCGCGGAGGCGGGCGGCGGCGGTACCGATCTCCACGCATCGCGCGAGGGCACGGCGTGGACGGTGATCCACGAGCCGGACTCCGCCTTCACCGCATCGTGCCTCAACCGCGTGGTCCGCGTGAAGCCCGTCGCCTCCCTGGATGACGTGCCGGCGCTGGTAGAGCGCTTCGGGCCCTATTTGCAGACCGTGGGCGTCGCCGCATCCGCGGAGGCGGCGCGCAGGCTGGCGGCGGCGCTGGCGCCGGTCGGTGTCGCGCGGGTTACAACGCTGGGGAAGATGGCCTGGCCGCCGCAGACCTGGCACCACGACGGGCGTCCCCCGCTGCGGGAGTTGGTGCGGTGGTGCGATCTGGAGACGGCGGGGGAAGGCGCGTAG